A part of Amycolatopsis lurida genomic DNA contains:
- a CDS encoding type VII secretion system-associated protein has translation MAMAQRDEADRLASSPAGKRKQAKPKITEEMRANAKANPNSWLYVIDEAFDPDGPVPSWAVVGAYPVNGGGEIVEDFHPNDRYRPSPKALGFPEPRNELEQLLQLVRTNHRPAADLPRVILDSTLFVYALSPVQRTVIGFHNTDGKVLVPAYTAKSLVPREWPHARAVLGRDMVPLLAGHPVTINPHDRLTAIIPSEHLDKALMDERR, from the coding sequence ATGGCGATGGCGCAGCGGGACGAGGCGGATCGATTGGCGTCGAGCCCGGCGGGCAAGCGGAAACAGGCCAAGCCGAAGATCACCGAAGAGATGCGCGCCAACGCCAAGGCCAACCCCAACAGCTGGCTGTACGTCATCGACGAGGCCTTCGACCCCGACGGCCCGGTGCCGTCCTGGGCGGTCGTCGGCGCGTACCCGGTGAACGGCGGGGGCGAGATCGTCGAGGACTTCCACCCCAACGACCGCTACCGTCCCTCGCCCAAGGCGCTCGGTTTCCCCGAGCCGCGCAACGAACTCGAGCAGCTGCTCCAGCTGGTGCGCACGAACCACCGCCCGGCCGCCGACCTGCCGAGGGTCATCCTCGACTCGACGCTGTTCGTCTACGCCCTTTCGCCGGTGCAGCGCACGGTGATCGGTTTCCACAACACCGACGGCAAGGTGCTCGTTCCCGCGTACACCGCCAAGTCGCTGGTGCCGCGCGAATGGCCGCACGCCAGGGCGGTGCTGGGCCGGGACATGGTCCCGCTGCTCGCCGGGCATCCCGTGACGATCAACCCCCACGACCGGCTCACCGCGATCATCCCCTCGGAGCACCTCGACAAAGCCCTTATGGACGAGCGTCGTTAG
- a CDS encoding sterol carrier family protein, whose amino-acid sequence MASSRSVDPAELRAAIAAISPWLSGSGPEPARPELAAAVRLSLRTLAGDAPGKSVEVRVPPFAAVQCVEGLRHTRGTPPNVVETDPRTWLELATGLLGWADAVESGRVTASGSRADLARWLPLVRL is encoded by the coding sequence ATGGCCTCTTCGCGTTCGGTCGACCCCGCTGAGTTACGAGCCGCGATCGCGGCGATTTCCCCCTGGTTGAGCGGATCCGGTCCGGAACCGGCCCGTCCGGAGCTGGCCGCCGCGGTGCGGCTGAGCCTGCGGACGCTGGCCGGGGACGCCCCGGGGAAGAGTGTCGAAGTGCGGGTGCCGCCGTTCGCGGCTGTGCAGTGTGTCGAAGGATTGCGCCATACCCGCGGGACGCCGCCGAACGTCGTCGAAACGGATCCGCGCACGTGGCTGGAACTGGCGACCGGGCTGCTCGGCTGGGCCGACGCCGTCGAGTCGGGGCGGGTCACCGCCTCCGGGAGCAGGGCCGATCTGGCCCGCTGGCTGCCCTTGGTCCGCCTCTGA
- a CDS encoding SAM-dependent methyltransferase, translating to MGVDPTRASIARVYDAFLLGKDNYEIDREVLRKVQQAAPEAQDLATENRGFLIRACRFLASQTGITQFLDLGSGLPTAENTHQVVQRINPEIKVVYVDNDPVVLAHGRALLEENENTHFVSDDIFEPERIMENPDIRRHIDFSQPIALLQLGTLHHYNGPHGEPAKIMKKYIDALPSGSYVAISHFSDPEDELSEIARKMEEFFIHSPMGSGTFRTKAQIEELFHDLEMVEPGVQLCADWWPDGPRIKELNTAQRTISGGIGRKA from the coding sequence GTGGGTGTCGACCCGACCCGGGCCAGCATCGCCCGGGTGTACGACGCCTTCCTCCTCGGCAAGGACAACTACGAGATCGACCGGGAGGTGCTGCGCAAGGTCCAGCAGGCGGCCCCCGAGGCGCAGGACCTGGCGACCGAGAACCGCGGCTTCCTGATCCGCGCGTGCCGGTTCCTCGCCAGCCAGACGGGCATCACGCAGTTCCTCGACCTCGGATCCGGCCTGCCCACGGCCGAGAACACGCACCAGGTCGTGCAGCGGATCAACCCGGAGATCAAGGTCGTCTACGTCGACAACGACCCGGTCGTGCTCGCCCACGGGCGCGCGCTGCTCGAAGAGAACGAGAACACGCACTTCGTCTCGGACGACATCTTCGAGCCGGAGCGGATCATGGAGAACCCGGACATCCGGCGGCACATCGACTTCTCGCAGCCGATCGCGTTGCTGCAGCTCGGGACCCTGCACCACTACAACGGGCCGCACGGCGAGCCCGCCAAGATCATGAAGAAGTACATCGACGCGCTGCCGTCGGGTTCGTACGTGGCGATCTCGCACTTCTCCGACCCGGAGGACGAGCTGTCCGAGATCGCCCGCAAGATGGAGGAGTTCTTCATCCACAGCCCGATGGGCTCGGGCACCTTCCGCACCAAGGCCCAGATCGAGGAGCTGTTCCACGACCTCGAGATGGTCGAGCCCGGCGTCCAGCTGTGCGCCGACTGGTGGCCGGACGGCCCGCGGATCAAGGAGCTGAACACGGCTCAGCGGACGATCTCGGGTGGCATCGGCCGCAAGGCCTGA
- a CDS encoding helix-turn-helix domain-containing protein, translating into MNAVTPPGGEQSLGPTARRMILGSQLRRMREDAGITRQEAGYSIRGSESKISRLELGRVGFKERDVADLLTMYGMTDPGERQQFLDMVKESNEPGWWRRYGDLMPSWFNDLVGLEEAAARIQVWEPLYVTGLLQTEDYARAIMSHGRKDMVNEQVDRRVALRMRRQKMLSRPDAPRLWLVLDESVLYRPIGDREVLKGQIDHLLEMIQQPNISVQVLPYDRSGYSADSAFSLLRFAEEELPNIAYTEYLTGVHYIDKRDEIERYSRALDMLAVDAETPDRSRQMLLKRRAEI; encoded by the coding sequence ATGAACGCGGTCACCCCGCCTGGCGGTGAGCAGTCCCTGGGTCCCACCGCGCGGCGGATGATCCTCGGCTCTCAGCTCCGCCGGATGCGCGAGGACGCGGGCATCACGCGCCAGGAGGCCGGCTACAGCATCCGGGGTTCCGAGTCGAAGATCAGCCGTCTCGAGCTGGGCCGCGTCGGCTTCAAGGAACGCGACGTCGCCGATCTGCTGACCATGTACGGGATGACCGATCCCGGTGAGCGGCAGCAGTTCCTCGACATGGTCAAGGAGTCGAACGAGCCGGGTTGGTGGCGCCGCTACGGCGACCTGATGCCGAGCTGGTTCAACGACCTCGTCGGGCTCGAAGAGGCCGCGGCCCGCATCCAGGTGTGGGAGCCGCTGTACGTCACGGGTCTGCTGCAGACCGAGGACTACGCGCGGGCGATCATGAGCCACGGCCGCAAGGACATGGTCAACGAGCAGGTCGACCGCCGGGTCGCGCTGCGGATGCGGCGGCAGAAGATGCTGTCGCGCCCGGACGCGCCGCGGTTGTGGCTGGTGCTCGACGAATCGGTGCTCTACCGGCCGATCGGCGACCGCGAGGTGCTGAAGGGCCAGATCGACCACCTGCTGGAGATGATCCAGCAGCCGAACATCTCGGTGCAGGTCCTCCCGTACGACCGGAGCGGCTACTCCGCCGACAGCGCGTTCTCGCTGCTCAGGTTCGCGGAAGAGGAATTGCCGAACATCGCCTACACCGAGTACCTGACCGGCGTGCACTACATCGACAAGCGCGACGAGATCGAACGGTACAGCCGGGCGCTGGACATGCTGGCGGTCGACGCGGAGACGCCGGACCGCAGCCGCCAGATGCTGCTGAAGCGCCGCGCCGAAATCTGA
- a CDS encoding DUF397 domain-containing protein, producing MAEQFDNGIPADRLTGAQWRKASYSNAIGNCVEVAPLASGEIAMRNSRFPTGPALIYTQAEMAAFLAGAKDGEFDDVLR from the coding sequence ATGGCTGAACAGTTCGACAACGGCATCCCGGCCGATCGTCTTACCGGCGCCCAATGGCGCAAAGCCAGTTACAGCAACGCGATCGGCAACTGTGTCGAGGTGGCTCCGCTCGCTTCCGGCGAGATCGCGATGCGCAACTCGCGCTTTCCGACCGGGCCTGCCCTGATCTACACCCAGGCCGAGATGGCCGCGTTCCTCGCGGGTGCCAAGGACGGCGAATTCGATGACGTCCTCAGGTGA
- the purF gene encoding amidophosphoribosyltransferase: MVSDPSLAGQPVTDQPDPEPREECGVFGVWAPGEEVAKLTYYGLYALQHRGQEAAGISVSDGSQIVVFKDLGLVSQVFDEQVLQSLQGHIAVGHCRYSTTGATIWENAQPIFRTTATGSGLSFAHNGNLVNTAELRDRTVEAGLKPHAGLTGSSSDSDLVCGLLAANAADKGIEAAALELLPTLKGAFCLVFADESTLYAARDPHGVHPLVLGRLERGWVVASETAALDICGASFVREVEPGELIAIDAEGLRSSRFANPEPKGCVFEYVYLARPDTSIAGRSVHATRVEIGRKLAAEHPADADLVMPVPESGTPAAIGYAQGSGIPYGTGLVKNAYVGRTFIQPSQTIRQLGIRLKLNPLRDVIRGKRLVVVDDSIVRGNTQRALVRMLREAGALEVHVRIASPPVRWPCFYGIDFASRAELVANGVDLDGIRRSIGADTLGYISLDGLVAASEQPKSRLCTACFSGEYPIALPEDALIGKHLLESLDSVNGAAKPVSPAGYGAEDAIRRP; this comes from the coding sequence GTGGTTTCCGACCCGTCCCTCGCCGGACAGCCCGTGACCGACCAGCCCGATCCGGAACCCCGCGAGGAATGCGGCGTCTTCGGTGTCTGGGCGCCCGGAGAAGAGGTCGCGAAGCTGACCTACTACGGGCTCTACGCACTTCAGCACCGCGGCCAGGAAGCGGCCGGCATCTCGGTCTCCGACGGTTCGCAGATCGTCGTCTTCAAGGATCTCGGCCTGGTCAGCCAGGTGTTCGACGAGCAGGTCCTGCAGTCGCTGCAAGGACATATCGCCGTCGGCCACTGCCGCTACTCGACCACCGGCGCGACCATCTGGGAGAACGCGCAGCCGATCTTCCGGACCACCGCCACCGGCAGCGGATTGTCCTTCGCGCACAACGGAAACCTCGTCAACACCGCCGAACTGCGGGATCGCACGGTCGAAGCCGGGCTCAAACCGCACGCGGGCCTGACCGGTTCGTCCAGCGACTCCGACCTGGTGTGCGGGCTGCTCGCGGCCAACGCCGCCGACAAGGGCATCGAAGCCGCCGCGCTGGAACTGCTGCCCACCCTCAAGGGCGCCTTCTGCCTGGTCTTCGCCGACGAGTCCACCCTGTACGCCGCGCGCGACCCGCACGGTGTGCACCCGCTGGTGCTCGGCAGGCTCGAACGCGGCTGGGTCGTCGCGAGCGAGACGGCCGCGCTGGACATCTGCGGCGCGTCGTTCGTCCGCGAGGTCGAGCCCGGTGAGCTCATCGCGATCGACGCCGAGGGCCTGCGCTCCTCGCGCTTCGCGAACCCCGAGCCCAAGGGCTGTGTCTTCGAGTACGTGTACCTCGCCCGCCCCGACACCTCGATCGCCGGCCGCAGCGTGCACGCCACCCGCGTCGAGATCGGCCGCAAACTCGCCGCCGAGCACCCGGCCGACGCCGACCTGGTGATGCCGGTGCCCGAATCCGGCACCCCGGCCGCCATCGGCTACGCGCAGGGCTCCGGCATTCCCTACGGCACCGGTCTGGTGAAGAACGCCTACGTCGGCCGCACCTTCATCCAGCCGTCGCAGACCATCCGCCAGCTGGGCATCCGGCTCAAGCTGAACCCGCTGCGCGACGTCATCCGCGGCAAACGGCTCGTCGTCGTCGACGACTCCATCGTCCGCGGCAACACCCAGCGCGCTTTGGTCCGCATGCTGCGGGAGGCGGGCGCGCTCGAGGTGCACGTCCGGATCGCGTCGCCGCCCGTCCGCTGGCCGTGTTTCTACGGGATCGACTTCGCCTCGCGCGCCGAACTGGTGGCCAACGGCGTCGACCTCGACGGCATCCGCCGCTCCATCGGCGCGGACACCCTGGGCTACATCTCCCTGGACGGGCTGGTCGCGGCTTCGGAACAGCCGAAGTCGCGGTTGTGCACGGCGTGCTTCTCCGGCGAGTACCCGATCGCGCTGCCCGAAGACGCGCTGATCGGGAAGCACCTGCTGGAGAGCCTGGACTCGGTCAATGGCGCGGCGAAGCCCGTCAGCCCTGCCGGGTACGGTGCTGAGGACGCCATCCGGCGTCCCTAG
- the purM gene encoding phosphoribosylformylglycinamidine cyclo-ligase has translation MSESTSATYAAAGVSIDAGDKAVELLKPHAERATRPEVMGGVGGFAGLFSLKLDKWKEPVLASSTDGVGTKIAVAQALDKHDTVGIDLVAMVVDDLVVTGAEPLFMQDYIAVGKVVPEKIAALVGGIAEGCVRAGCALLGGETAEHPGLMGEHDYDLSGTGIGVVEASNVLGPERVRPGDVVLALGSSGLHSNGYSLARHVLLDIARMPLDGHVEEFGRSLGEEMLEPTRIYAKDCLALASEADVRTFAHITGGGLEQNLARVMPRGLVARLERGTWTPAPVFALIGHRGKVERAELEKTFNMGVGMVAIVGADDVDRALAMLTARHVPAWILGDVQPAEDPDGPRAVLSGDHPRF, from the coding sequence GTGAGCGAGTCCACGAGCGCCACGTACGCCGCCGCCGGCGTCAGCATCGACGCCGGTGACAAAGCCGTCGAGCTGCTCAAACCGCACGCCGAGAGGGCCACCAGGCCCGAGGTGATGGGCGGGGTCGGCGGTTTCGCCGGGCTGTTCTCCCTGAAGCTGGACAAGTGGAAAGAGCCGGTGCTGGCCTCGTCGACCGACGGGGTCGGCACCAAGATCGCCGTCGCGCAGGCGCTCGACAAACACGACACGGTCGGCATCGACCTGGTCGCGATGGTCGTCGACGACCTGGTCGTCACCGGTGCCGAGCCGCTGTTCATGCAGGACTACATCGCCGTCGGCAAGGTCGTGCCGGAGAAGATCGCGGCGCTGGTCGGCGGTATCGCCGAGGGCTGTGTCCGGGCGGGTTGCGCGCTGCTCGGCGGCGAGACCGCGGAGCACCCCGGCCTGATGGGCGAGCATGACTACGACCTTTCGGGCACCGGTATCGGCGTCGTCGAGGCGTCGAACGTGCTCGGCCCGGAGCGGGTCCGCCCCGGTGACGTCGTCCTCGCGCTCGGCTCGTCCGGCCTGCACTCCAACGGCTACTCGCTCGCCCGGCACGTGCTGCTGGACATCGCGCGCATGCCGCTCGACGGGCACGTCGAGGAGTTCGGCCGCTCGCTGGGCGAGGAGATGCTGGAGCCGACCAGGATCTACGCGAAGGACTGCCTCGCGCTGGCGTCCGAGGCCGACGTCCGCACGTTCGCGCACATCACCGGCGGCGGCCTGGAGCAGAACCTCGCGCGCGTCATGCCGCGCGGACTGGTCGCCCGGCTCGAACGCGGCACCTGGACCCCGGCGCCGGTGTTCGCGCTGATCGGCCACCGCGGCAAGGTCGAGCGGGCCGAACTGGAGAAGACGTTCAACATGGGCGTCGGCATGGTCGCGATCGTCGGCGCCGACGACGTCGACCGGGCGCTGGCGATGCTGACCGCGCGGCACGTGCCGGCGTGGATCCTCGGCGACGTGCAGCCC